Part of the candidate division WOR-3 bacterium genome, AAGAGAGATTTAGAAGATATAGCCTCTATAGAAGAATTGGAAGCGCAATTGAATCCTGATCATTATCCTTCTTTTCCTTCTATTGCTACAACCGGAGAAGGGATAATAGAGGTTTTTAAGGCTATTGGAGTTGAAGTTTTAAAGTCTGTTAAGATTAAACTTGGAGAAGAATAATTGAAAGAGATAATTTATTCTAAATTTAATATTGCAGCTATTAAGGCTATAAGAAAAGCTCTAATGGGAAGGGAGGTAAATCCTCTTTTTATATATGGACCTTCGGGTTCAGGTAAGAGTTTTCTTGTTGAAAATATGCAAGAGGAATTTAAAGGTAAATCAAAACTTGTCGAGGCAGAGGATATTAATCCTAGTCTTTTAGAAGAGTGTAAAGAAATTAATTTACTTATAATTGAAGATCTTGAGACTATACCTACCACAAAAGTTATAATGGATATTCTTTTTGATTTACTTAGAGAGTTTACGGAAAATGAGAATAAACAAATAGTCCTTACAGCAAATCGTCACCCAAAAGGTTTGAATTTGCCTGAAAGAATAATGGCTAAGATTGAAATTGGTGTTACGGTTCCCATAAAGGAGTTTGATCCTTTTTCTAAGAAAAAAGTTATTGAAATCCTTGGTAAAGGTTTGCCTAAGACCTTCTTAGCAAAGCTTGAGAAAAAAGACATAAGGACAATGAGTCAAGCGATAGGAGCTGTAAAAAAAGTTAGGCTATTTGGATATGTCCCTGATGAGAGGGATGAATTAAGAGAAGAAAAGGAGAAAGAAAAAGAAGAGGTAAGAAAGAAAGAGGAAATAAAAAAACAAGTGGGAGAATTTGAGAAATTTATTCAAGAGGTAAAAAAGGGATTTCCTGAAGAGATTGTTGAGACAGAAAAGGCAGAGATTTTGCGAGATGAGTATAGGGCTAAGATGTTTGTTTGGGAAATGAAAGGTTTTAACACCGATAGGATAAAAAAAGTTATAGATAAAGAGTTGGATTTACTAACCGGAGAATTTGTTTCTTAT contains:
- a CDS encoding DnaA/Hda family protein; this encodes MKEIIYSKFNIAAIKAIRKALMGREVNPLFIYGPSGSGKSFLVENMQEEFKGKSKLVEAEDINPSLLEECKEINLLIIEDLETIPTTKVIMDILFDLLREFTENENKQIVLTANRHPKGLNLPERIMAKIEIGVTVPIKEFDPFSKKKVIEILGKGLPKTFLAKLEKKDIRTMSQAIGAVKKVRLFGYVPDERDELREEKEKEKEEVRKKEEIKKQVGEFEKFIQEVKKGFPEEIVETEKAEILRDEYRAKMFVWEMKGFNTDRIKKVIDKELDLLTGEFVSYTTDIQRLIELQKRYGMLAIDNLIKNGILKEEEKKEIEASLFNPDKVEWLTKTIEKLEEEEDSLAEKVHRRLEISRRKSLGGRKLSKEKMENLVKILSINLQDESFRLLEDF